ATGTGCTTCATATTCCGGTCTCACTGGATGACAAAACTTATTCCGATGGGATCGATATTACACCGCAGATGGTTATCGATTTTGTGGAAAACAATAAAAAAAGCTTCCCGAAAACAGCTCAGATCATGCCTACTGATATGATGAACCTTTTTGAAAAACATTTAAAAAACGGCGATGATGTAATTTATCTGGCTTTTTCGTCTAAATTATCAGGAACTTATCAGACCGCCAGTCTTTTAATTAGGGATTTCAGGGAAAAATATCCTGAACGTAAAATCACAGTCGTTGATTCATTATCTGCGACAACCGGCCAGGCTCTAATTCTCTATCAGGGCCTTAAGCTTGATAAATTAAACCGGCCCTATGAAGAAATCGTCGAAACTATGAACTTTCTTGCTCACCATATCCAAATTTTCTTTCTCGTTGGCGATATCAAGTGGCTGGCTCAAGGGGGGCGAATCAGCAAGAATGCTGCAATGATCGGTGATATGCTTAAAATCGTTCCAATCCTCTATATTCCCGATGGTGAAATTCATGTTTACGAAAAAATCCGTGGCGAGAAAAAGGCCTTAAAACGGCTTTTTGCTATCATCGAAGAAAAAATGGGACCTCATCGCAACCAGATTATGGGGCTGGTTCAAAGCACAGCTCCCGGACTGCAGGACAAAGCAATGAAGCATTTCGAAAAAGAACTGGGGATCAAAAATTTCATGACCCCCGAAGGTGCCGGTTCCGCCCTTACCGTTCATATCGGAAAAAACTGTTTGGGGATCATGTTCTTTGACGATTTGCCTGACAACTATGTCAACGTCATCCCTTAAAGATAAAAAGCACTGAAGTAAATCAGTGCTTTTTTATTTAGCCTTTTTCCGGCATGGACATGGCGATCAGATTGACAATTCGGCTCAACGGCATGGTCTGCAGCCAGACCCGACCAGGGCCCTTTAAGGTTGCCAGAAATACGCCTTCACCGCTTAAAAACATATTTTTAACACCCTTAACGGTTTGAATATCAAAGGATACTGATTCTTCGAACATCCCCACATGACCCTGATCGACCTTCATAACCTCGCCCGGAGCCAGGTTATATTCCATCACCGACCCATCCAGCTCAACAAAGGCTGTACCCGGTCCTGTCAGTTTCTGGAGGATAAATCCTTCTCCGCCAAACAAGCCTACACCGAGACTTTTCTTAAAATATATATCCAGATCAATAGAAGTTTCAGCGGCTAGAAAAGCTCTTTTTTGGCAAATGATCGTTTGTCCTTTTTGCAGGGGCAAGGCTCTGATTTCTCCCGGAAAACTCGAAGTGAAAGCAATATGACCGCCGTCTCGGCCTGAAGTATAAGTTGTCATAAATAAAGAATCTCCGGAAAATGTTCGCTTAAGACCTTTTAGCAGGCCCCCTTTGGTATTGGTTTCCATTTTCATCCCATCAGACATCCATGACATTCCACCTGATTCAGTGAAAATTGACTCTCCGCCTTCCAGGTTGACCAATACAACCGGCAGATTTCCGCCCTTAATTTCATAATTCATAGTCTTTCCTCCTCTTTTATCTTTAAACAATAAAAATACAGCAAACAGAATCCGGAAAATTTTATTTCCAGTCTGCCCGCTGTACTTGTATACCCTAAAGGAGGGCTAAATAACAATTATTTTTTTGATTTAATCAGGTTGATCAGTCCACCAGCAAGCAGCATTTCTTTCTGGCGCTGTGAAACTTCGATTTTCATCGTATAAGTTAAGCCCTTTGTTTTATTAATCAGCTTGGCTTCACCATCTTTAACCGCCTGCAGCGCATCTTCAATGGCCAATTCGTCATTTAATGATATGGTATCGTAGTCTGCTTCATCGACAAATTCCAATGGCAGAATCCCATTGTTAATCAGGTTGTTTTTATGAATTCTGGCAAAAGATTTTACCGCAACCCCTTTGATTCCCAGGTAAACAGGGGCCAGTGCAGCATGTTCACGACTGGAACCCTGACCATAGTTGGAACCGCCTACAATAAATCCACCTTTATTATCAATGGCTCGTTGTGGGAATTCCGCATCACAGGGAGTCAGACAGTAATTTGAAAGGTAAGGAATATTAGATCGGTATGGCAGAAGTTTTGCGTTCGATGGCATAATATGGTCAGTGGTTATATTATCTTCTACGACGATTAATGCTTTTCCAGCGACTTCTTTTTCAAGCGGTTTTGTTTCAGGGAAAGGTTTGATATTTGGTCCTTTAATGACTTCCACTTCAGTGCCTTCCGGTGCCGGCTCCATCACCATAGTATCATTCAAAAGGAATGCTTCTGGCATTTCAATATCCGATAACTCCACCTTACCTAAAGGATTTGTTAGAACTCCAGCTAAAGCAGATACTGCAGCGGTTTCTGGACTTAACAGATAAACATCGGCAGATGGTGTTCCCGATCGCCCAAAGAAGTTTCGATTAAAGGTTCTAAGGGATACTGCATCGGTACAGGGTGCTTGACCCATTCCAATACAAGGGCCGCAACCACACTCAAGGATTCGGGCACCAGCATTTAATAAATCTGCTAAAGCACCATTTTCAGCAAGCATAGTCAAAACCTGTTTTGATCCCGGTGCTATAACAAAGGAAACATTCTCAGCAATGGTTTTTCCCTTCATGATTTTCGCAACCTTCATCAGATCCAGCCAGGATGAATTGGTACAAGAGCCAATAGCAACCTGATTAACTGGCATGCCTTCAATCTCTGAAACCTTGACAACCTTATCAGGGCTGTGAGGACAGGCTGTTAATGGTTCCAGCGCTGATAAATCGACCTTAACAACCTCATCATATTCAGCATCGCTATCTGCTGCAAGTGCTTTAAAATCTTCAACTCTGCCCTGGGCTTTTAAAAATTTCTCGGTCATTTCATCGGATGGGAAGATTGAAGTTGTCGCTCCCAGTTCCGCACCCATATTGGTAATGGTTGCCCGTTCGGGAACAGTTAAAGTTTTAACCCCTTCACCGGTATATTCAAAGACTTTATTTACGCCACCTTTAACCGTACATTGTCTTAGTACTTCCAGGATGACATCCTTTGAAGACACACCGGTTCGAAGTTTTCCGGTCAATTCCACCTGAACAACTTTAGGCATGATAATATAATAAGGATCACCAGCCATGGCAACTGCCACATCCAGACCTCCAGCACCAATCGCCAGCATCCCAATTCCACCGCCAGTCGGTGTATGACTGTCCGAGCCTACCAGTGTATCACCTGGTACGCCGAAGCGTTCAATCTGAACCTGATGACAAATACCGTTACCCGGTTTTGAAAAATAAACCCCGTGCTTTTTGGTAACACTTTGAATATAACGATGATCATCCATATTTTCAGGGCCCTCCTGAAGCATATTGTGATCAATATAAGCTAATGACTTTTTAGTTTTTACTCGCGGCACTTCCATTGCTTCAAACTGCAGATAAGCCATAGTCCCGGTGGAATCCTGTGTCAGGGTCTGGTCAATACGAATCCCGATCTCCTCGCCCTTTACCATTTCACCCACAACCAGGTGATTTGCAATAATTTTCTCGGTTAATGTTTGTCCCATTGAATTTCCTTTCCTCTACAAATAACGTTTTATATTTACGGTGTCAAACTGTTTGAATGAATATTATAACATTTTTCAGATAATTTTGCCAATTTTTCCAGCCTTCAACTTAAACTTCCCTCTTTTTTTCCACAAACCCTGTTACGGCCGGTTTCCTTCGCCTCATAGAGTGCCTCATCCGCTCTTGTAAAAAAGCTCAGCATCTCTTCATGCCGGGCACGCTGAGCGACACCAAAACTGGCTGTAACTATTTTTGCATCTGGGTGTTCAAAACTTTCTAAGACCTGTCGGATTCGCTCTGAAACCGCAATACCGGCTTCTAACGTAGTCTCTGGCATCAAAATGGCAAACTCTTCACCACCCCAGCGTACCAGGATATCCGTTTGTCTAAGCATTTCCTCAACCATTTCAGCCGTCTTTATTAATACTGCATCCCCAATTTGATGTCCAAATGTATCATTAATCTTTTTAAAATGATCCAAATCAAAAATTACCATACTTAAATCGCTTCGGTATCGGTCTGCGTGTTCCATCTGCTTCTCAATTTTGCGATTAAAATAAGCCCTATTATAAATTCCCGTTAACGAATCTCTGGATGCCTCTTCTATCAATCTGCTTTCTTCATTTTTTTGATTGGTTACATTAATAAGGATCCCTTCATATTCCCATTCAAAAGCATTCTTTTTAATTCTTTCAACCTGAATTTCTGCCCAGAACATTTCCCCCTCAAGATCATGAAGTTCCAGTTCAACACTTAAATGACTGGATTTTCTAATCATCCTATCCAAAAACGCATGAAAAATGCCACGACTGCCGAATATCTTTTCCGGACTCTCCTCCATTACCTGTTTAAATTCTTCCGATGACTCACATTTAAACTGCTTAAGAAAATAAGGGTTTCCATACTTAAAGACCTGATCCTGGCCTAAAATAAACAGCCCTACGGGAATCGCTTCAACCAACTGCCGGCTCATCGTATCAATCGATCGGGCTAGTTCACCAAACTCATCGTTTCTTGACAATCCATAGATCTCTACTGACCGTTCACCTTCTTTTAGAACAGTACTCTCCATTATTTTAGAAAATGGTTGGATCATCATCTTTTCTATTGCCATATTAATGAGTATTGCCAACAAACCCATCAGACCCATCGCAACGATGAAATAAAAAAGCAGATTATTCAATGAAATAATATTCTCCATGTCATAAAAGGTTATGACATACCAGCCTGAATCTAAAATGGGTGCTATAGCCCCATACTGAAAAGCTCCACCGGTTACTTCAAAGACATAGGAATCATCAATCCCGTGTTCATCAAAATATAACTTGGCTCGATCTAGATCAAAGTTTGAATAATATTCATAAATCGTTTTGGACATATGCTGGCTGTCGTTATCACGCTCTGATAATTCCGTAATCTCATTGTTTTCCAATTCTATTAGGGCTGGTTCTTCCGGCTGTTCATCACTTGTTCTGCCCAATTGAATCTCGCCTTCTTCATTGATAACAAAAGTACGAACGCCATCCTGCTCATACAGTTTAAGGATATTATCAATGAAACCCTCCAGACCCATCTGAGTTCCCACAACACCCAAAATTTTTCCATCATCAATAACCTTCATATTGAGCCACATTCCTAAAGTATCTAAGAACCGATCCACATCAATTTTCAGGCTGTAGTCTTCTGAACTTTCCAATAGATCAAAATACCATCGATCCCGCTCATTGTTTATATCAAGCTGGCCTTCTGGCGGCGATATCTCCCCATCTGATGACTGATTAAAAAAGTAAAAGTCCTGGCTTTCCCCAGGAACCAAAAAAGTATTATGATACACAAAGACCCGATTAAACTCCCGAACTGATTCCATCGCCGATTCTAAAGTCTTATCCCCATCAGGGTTTCTTAGAAATTCTTTTATCACACCTGTATTTGCCAGTTTCTCAACAACTCCTATTTCTCGGTTGACATAGGTATTGATTTCACCAACAATCTCATTATTAAATAAACGGGCATAGCCTTTAGATACCCCTTCAGCAATCTGCCAGACTTTTCCCAAAAATAAAAACCCGCTCATTATCATCACTGTTGTGACAATACACAACATCACAAATCTGAATTTTTGTTTTACACTTTTCATTGCTATTTCCTCGATGGTCTTAATTTAAAGTTTATTTAGGTATTACCCTTTTTAGTCATAGAATTATCATACTTTATAAAACTGAACTAAAGATTTATCCTCTAAAATACAAAATGGTTACAAACCATTTCAATTAATTAGAAAGGTATGCCTGAATAACAATCAGCTCAAGCTGAATTTTTTTATTCGGGCAGTGAATTATTTTATGGAAATAAATCATATGGCATTCTCCAATGATCCCCAAGTCAACAACGTCCTGAAGGATTTTATCAAAACCCAGCAGGTCTATCGGGCTGCAATCAAAGAAATCAAAACTAAATTGGAAATTCTCGACGAGGAATTCCAGGCCCGATATGATCATAACCCTATTCATCATATGGAATATCGACTCAAAAGTCCTAAAAGTATCATCGAAAAAATGCAGAAAAAGGGCTACGAAATCAGCACAGAATCGATCTGTAAAAACCTTACCGACATCGCCGGTGTGCGGGTTATCTGTAATTATCTAAGTGACATCAACCGAATTGCCAATCTGCTTTTACGCCAGGACGATATCACCCTGGTAAGAAAAAATGATTATGTGGCTCATCCCAAAGAAAATGGCTACCGCAGCCTTCATTTGATCGTCCTGGTCCCAATTTTTTTGGCCGAACGTACCGAGTCAATACCGGTCGAAATCCAGGTTCGAACAATCGCCATGAATTTTTGGGCCAGTCTTGAACATCAGCTCAAGTATAAAGCCCATACCAATATCTCTGAAGATCTGGGCGACCGCCTAAAAGTGTGTGCATCATCGATTACCCATTTAGACGAAGAAATGCAGTCCATTTACACCGAAATTAAAAACGGCGTTCACCCCATATAGAAAGAAATGGCGGACATAAAAAAGGACCACACATTTCTGTGTGATCGTTCATCTGCACCCGGTTTTAGGTATTTAACCGTTCTACTTGACAAGGGGCATATTATTCTTCTGGTGTTTTCCCTTCATTTTGACAAGTCGGACAATAGCCATAAACATCCAGTTTGTGGCCTACAATTGAATAACCCGTCTCGCATTGGAGCCTTTCTTCATACCCGTGAAGTGGACAATGCTCAATCGGGACTATTTTTTTGCAAGCCAGACAAACCAGATAGTGGCGATGAGCCGGGCTGTTATATTCATATACCGTTCGGTTATCGCCGGAGAGGTTAAGTTTCAAGACCAGGTCCTTATCACAAAGAAGATCCAGATTCCGATATACTGTCGACAAATTGATTGAATGATTTTGCAGTTCATAGAAAATATCATCTGCTGAAAGGGGATGTTCTGATTTTTTCAGAACGGAAAGAATGGCAACTCGATGTTTTGTCAGTTTTAATCCTTTTGCTTTTAAGTTCTCACTGATTTTTTTCACGAATCTGCCTTCCTAATCCTTTTTTTGCTCTGATTCTTTTTACCATAAACATTAAAAAATAGACCATACCTGATAACAAAACAATTGCAGCTCCGGATGCAATATTTAAGGTGTAGGATAAATAAATACCAAAAACACAGAATAAAACCCCTAAGATCGCAGCCGTCATCATTCTTTTGGCCAGATTACTGGTGATCATTGCGGCAATGGCTGCCGGAGCCGTCAGCAGCGCAATCACCAGAATAATTCCCACAACCCGGATCAGGGCTACCACTGTCATTGCCACTAGAATCAGCAGTATATTGTCCAGAAAATTTGTCTTTAAGCCTAAAATACCAGCGAACTCATCGTCAAATAGAAAGACCTTCCAGTGATTAAAAAAAGCAATCACACTAAAGCTGACAACAGCTGTGATAACAAACATCAGCCAAAGGTCAGAGCGGGTAACAGACAAAATATTACCAAACAAATAAGAGCTTAAATCCGGTGGATACCCTGGCATCAGGGCAATAAAGAGAATCCCTAATGCCATCCCCATAGACCAGAATAAACCGATAATCACGTCAGTTCCCGACTGGCTCTTCTTACTGATTGCCCCAATTGCCAGGGCCGACAGAACGGCAAAAAGAAAGGCTCCAATAATTGGTTCAAAGCCCAGCAAATAACCTAACCCAACTCCGCCATAGGCCGTGTGGGCGATCCCGCCACTCATCATTACCAACTTTTTCTCAACTATAATGACACCAATCATGCCGCAGACTATGCTTGCTAAAATCCCCCCGAACAAAGCATTTTGCAGAAATTGATATTCAAATAAGGCCTGAATCATTGATCACACCCCCCTTGATGTTCCTTTAATACACGATGGGGTACCCCGTGGGCAATCAAATCAACTGGACATCCGTATAATTGGGTGACAATGCTTTCATTGAGCTCCGGTTCACCATGATACACCAATTTACAATTAAGACAGGCCAATCTGCCAACATGAGAAGAAATTGCCAATAAATCGTGGGTCACCAGTACAATGGTCATCTCACGATTCAGTTCTTTGAGCAGCTGATAGATATCTTCCCGCGACCTGGCATCCACACTGGCTGTCGGTTCATCCAAAAATAGGATTCGCGGACGAACAGCCAAAGCCCTGGCAATCAGCATTCGCTGAAACTCACCGCCTGAAAGCGACGCAATCTGACGTTTTGCCAGCTGATGGATACCGACCTGCTTAAGCAGTTCAATCGCCGTTTCATGCTGCCCCCTGCTGTATTTAAAGAAGGGACGAATGCTACGGCTAATAAAACCAGTCTCAACGACTTCGACAACAGTCATGGGAAAGCCTCTATTAAGGCCGGAAAACTGGGGTACATAACCCAGAGGATTCGCATAAGGCGGGTCACTTTCTCCAAAAATTTCGATCTTCCCGGCATCAATTTCTGTCAGCCCTAAAAGTGCTTTCAAAAAGGTTGTTTTACCGCCCCCATTTGGACCGAT
This genomic interval from Eubacteriaceae bacterium ES3 contains the following:
- a CDS encoding DegV family protein, giving the protein MAIKFIVDSMCETNSEILYRYDFDVLHIPVSLDDKTYSDGIDITPQMVIDFVENNKKSFPKTAQIMPTDMMNLFEKHLKNGDDVIYLAFSSKLSGTYQTASLLIRDFREKYPERKITVVDSLSATTGQALILYQGLKLDKLNRPYEEIVETMNFLAHHIQIFFLVGDIKWLAQGGRISKNAAMIGDMLKIVPILYIPDGEIHVYEKIRGEKKALKRLFAIIEEKMGPHRNQIMGLVQSTAPGLQDKAMKHFEKELGIKNFMTPEGAGSALTVHIGKNCLGIMFFDDLPDNYVNVIP
- a CDS encoding TIGR00266 family protein, which codes for MNYEIKGGNLPVVLVNLEGGESIFTESGGMSWMSDGMKMETNTKGGLLKGLKRTFSGDSLFMTTYTSGRDGGHIAFTSSFPGEIRALPLQKGQTIICQKRAFLAAETSIDLDIYFKKSLGVGLFGGEGFILQKLTGPGTAFVELDGSVMEYNLAPGEVMKVDQGHVGMFEESVSFDIQTVKGVKNMFLSGEGVFLATLKGPGRVWLQTMPLSRIVNLIAMSMPEKG
- a CDS encoding aconitate hydratase, which encodes MGQTLTEKIIANHLVVGEMVKGEEIGIRIDQTLTQDSTGTMAYLQFEAMEVPRVKTKKSLAYIDHNMLQEGPENMDDHRYIQSVTKKHGVYFSKPGNGICHQVQIERFGVPGDTLVGSDSHTPTGGGIGMLAIGAGGLDVAVAMAGDPYYIIMPKVVQVELTGKLRTGVSSKDVILEVLRQCTVKGGVNKVFEYTGEGVKTLTVPERATITNMGAELGATTSIFPSDEMTEKFLKAQGRVEDFKALAADSDAEYDEVVKVDLSALEPLTACPHSPDKVVKVSEIEGMPVNQVAIGSCTNSSWLDLMKVAKIMKGKTIAENVSFVIAPGSKQVLTMLAENGALADLLNAGARILECGCGPCIGMGQAPCTDAVSLRTFNRNFFGRSGTPSADVYLLSPETAAVSALAGVLTNPLGKVELSDIEMPEAFLLNDTMVMEPAPEGTEVEVIKGPNIKPFPETKPLEKEVAGKALIVVEDNITTDHIMPSNAKLLPYRSNIPYLSNYCLTPCDAEFPQRAIDNKGGFIVGGSNYGQGSSREHAALAPVYLGIKGVAVKSFARIHKNNLINNGILPLEFVDEADYDTISLNDELAIEDALQAVKDGEAKLINKTKGLTYTMKIEVSQRQKEMLLAGGLINLIKSKK
- a CDS encoding sensor domain-containing diguanylate cyclase; the encoded protein is MKSVKQKFRFVMLCIVTTVMIMSGFLFLGKVWQIAEGVSKGYARLFNNEIVGEINTYVNREIGVVEKLANTGVIKEFLRNPDGDKTLESAMESVREFNRVFVYHNTFLVPGESQDFYFFNQSSDGEISPPEGQLDINNERDRWYFDLLESSEDYSLKIDVDRFLDTLGMWLNMKVIDDGKILGVVGTQMGLEGFIDNILKLYEQDGVRTFVINEEGEIQLGRTSDEQPEEPALIELENNEITELSERDNDSQHMSKTIYEYYSNFDLDRAKLYFDEHGIDDSYVFEVTGGAFQYGAIAPILDSGWYVITFYDMENIISLNNLLFYFIVAMGLMGLLAILINMAIEKMMIQPFSKIMESTVLKEGERSVEIYGLSRNDEFGELARSIDTMSRQLVEAIPVGLFILGQDQVFKYGNPYFLKQFKCESSEEFKQVMEESPEKIFGSRGIFHAFLDRMIRKSSHLSVELELHDLEGEMFWAEIQVERIKKNAFEWEYEGILINVTNQKNEESRLIEEASRDSLTGIYNRAYFNRKIEKQMEHADRYRSDLSMVIFDLDHFKKINDTFGHQIGDAVLIKTAEMVEEMLRQTDILVRWGGEEFAILMPETTLEAGIAVSERIRQVLESFEHPDAKIVTASFGVAQRARHEEMLSFFTRADEALYEAKETGRNRVCGKKEGSLS
- a CDS encoding GTP pyrophosphokinase family protein is translated as MEINHMAFSNDPQVNNVLKDFIKTQQVYRAAIKEIKTKLEILDEEFQARYDHNPIHHMEYRLKSPKSIIEKMQKKGYEISTESICKNLTDIAGVRVICNYLSDINRIANLLLRQDDITLVRKNDYVAHPKENGYRSLHLIVLVPIFLAERTESIPVEIQVRTIAMNFWASLEHQLKYKAHTNISEDLGDRLKVCASSITHLDEEMQSIYTEIKNGVHPI
- a CDS encoding transcriptional repressor, which gives rise to MKKISENLKAKGLKLTKHRVAILSVLKKSEHPLSADDIFYELQNHSINLSTVYRNLDLLCDKDLVLKLNLSGDNRTVYEYNSPAHRHYLVCLACKKIVPIEHCPLHGYEERLQCETGYSIVGHKLDVYGYCPTCQNEGKTPEE
- a CDS encoding metal ABC transporter permease; this encodes MIQALFEYQFLQNALFGGILASIVCGMIGVIIVEKKLVMMSGGIAHTAYGGVGLGYLLGFEPIIGAFLFAVLSALAIGAISKKSQSGTDVIIGLFWSMGMALGILFIALMPGYPPDLSSYLFGNILSVTRSDLWLMFVITAVVSFSVIAFFNHWKVFLFDDEFAGILGLKTNFLDNILLILVAMTVVALIRVVGIILVIALLTAPAAIAAMITSNLAKRMMTAAILGVLFCVFGIYLSYTLNIASGAAIVLLSGMVYFLMFMVKRIRAKKGLGRQIREKNQ
- a CDS encoding ABC transporter ATP-binding protein yields the protein MSEKAIRVKDLTVTYGQTTALEGVCLDVEEGEYLGIIGPNGGGKTTFLKALLGLTEIDAGKIEIFGESDPPYANPLGYVPQFSGLNRGFPMTVVEVVETGFISRSIRPFFKYSRGQHETAIELLKQVGIHQLAKRQIASLSGGEFQRMLIARALAVRPRILFLDEPTASVDARSREDIYQLLKELNREMTIVLVTHDLLAISSHVGRLACLNCKLVYHGEPELNESIVTQLYGCPVDLIAHGVPHRVLKEHQGGCDQ